The Pseudoalteromonas tunicata genome segment GAATATCGGCATTGTATTCACGCACTTGTTTAATGATGTTAAAACAGGTATCGGTATTGATATCCTCTAATAACGCTCGGATATTCGCCGCTTGAATAACAGGGCCATCGGCAATCGGATCTGAAAATGGAATACCGAGCTCTAATGCATCAGCTCCGCCATCAATTAAGCTTTTAATTATTTCAACTGACAGCTCGGCATTTGGATCACCTATAGTAACAAATGGCACAAATGCCCCTTGTTTTTTAGCAGCTAGCTGTTCAAAAGTGGCTTGGTAACGGCTCATAGTTTGCCTCCTGCAGTTAAAACAGTATGTACATGGGTTAAATCTTTATCACCACGGCCACTTAAATTCACCACTAAAATGGTGTCTTTATCACATTCCTCTGCCATTTTTAGTGCGTAGGCAAGCGCATGACTCGATTCAAGCGCTGGAATAATACCTTCTTTACGCGCTAGTAATTGGAACGCTTCAAGTGCTTCATCATCACTAATACCAACGTATTGTGCACGGCCAGTTTCGTGTAAAAATGCATGCTGCGGGCCAACTGCAGGGTAATCAAGCCCTGCAGACACAGAATAAGACTCTTCAATTTGCCCATCTTTGTTTTGCATAATGTAGGTATACGCACCGTGTAAAATACCCTTGGTGCCTTTACAGAGCGCTGCGCCATGTTCATCAGTATCAAGACCTTTACCTGCGGGCTCAACACCAATTAATTTAACGGATGCTTCATCGATAAAATCACAGAACATGCCAATTGCATTTGAACCGCCACCGACACACGCAATAACAGCGTCAGGTAAACGGCCTTCGGCTTTAAGAACTTGTTGCTTGGCTTCTTCACCAATCATTTTTTGGAATTCACGCACCACGGTTGGGAACGGGTGAGGGCCTGCCGCAGTACCTAGTAAGTAATGCGCATCTTTATAATTGGCAGACCAATCACGCATTGCTTCGTTGACGGCATCTTTTAACGTGCCAGAACCCGCAGTAACCGGAATGACCTCAGCACCCATGAGTTTCATGCGAAATACATTAGGTTGCTGGCGCTCAACATCTTTAGCCCCCATGTAAACACGGCACTTTAAACCAAGTAGTGCGCACGCTAAAGCTGTGGCAACACCGTGCTGACCTGCACCGGTTTCTGCGATGACTTCTTTTTTCCCCATACGCTTAGTAAGCAAGGCTTGACCAAGTACTTGGTTGGTTTTGTGCGCGCCGCCATGGAGTAAATCTTCACGTTTTAAATACAGTCTTACATGAGGATTTGTTACTAAATTACGGGTTAGCGTTAATGGCGTAGGACGACCTGCATATTCATTTAAGAGTTTTTGAAACTCGGCTAAAAAAGCAGGGTCTTTTTGAGCAAGATTAAACTCTTGCTCAAGTTGTTTTAGCGCTGGCACTAGGAGTTCAGGAACAAACATTCCACCGAACTCGCCAAAATAGGCTGGATTTTGCATTTTCACCTCATTCATTCTTTAAATTTGCAAACAGCGTTGCGATTTTATCTTTACATTTTTTACCAGGGCTAAGTTCTACCCCTGAGTTTAGATCGAGCCCTAAAGCGCCTACTATGCGCGCTTCATTAATATTGTGTGCGTTGATCCCACCTGCGAGCATAAAGTTGCTTTGCCCAGCGAGCAGTGACCAATCAAATTTTTTGCCTGTACCACCGGCTTGGTTGTCGCTGTGGGTATCAAATAAATACCGATCAACGCCTGAGATCAATTCAGGAATGTGATCACTCACGCTGATAGCTTTCCATATTTGGCAGCTTGCGGGTAAACGCTCGCGCAGAGTTGTGATATAAGCGATGTCTTCTTGGCCGTGTAATTGAACAGCTGCAAGTTGCAATCGTTCGGCGTGTTCGGCAACATCGAGTAAATCAGCATTCACAAACACCCCAACAAATTTTAAGCTGGTACTTTGCACTATGGCTTGCGCGCAGTCGTAATCGACATAACGAGGGGATTTTTTATAAAAAATTAATCCACCATATACCGCACCGCGCTCAAAGGCCGCGTGCGCGTCATCAACCCGGGTTAAGCCACAGACTTTATTGTCACCATAGATTAAGCGACGGCATGCAAGGTCGATGTTGGCTTCGGCCATTAATGAACTGCCCACTAAAAAGCCATTGCATAGACCACGTAAGCGTTTCACATCATCATGGGTATAAATGCCAGATTCTGAAATCACTACTTTATTACCAGGGATAAGCGCACGAAGTGTTTCGGTAGTTGCTAAATCGGTACTTAAGTCTCGCAGGTTACGGTTGTTTATACCAATAATGTCAGCATCTAGGGCAAGTGCACGATGGACTTCTTCTTCGTTACTCACTTCGGTCAAAATGCTCATGTTGAGCGATTTTGCCACTGCCGCTAAGTGTTGATATTGGCTGTCATCAAGCACCGAAAGCATTAATAAAATAGCATCAGCGCCATGTAAGCGCGCAAAATAAACTTGATATTCATCAACATAAAAATCTTTACCAATTAAAGGTTGCTCGACCAATTGGCTCACTTTTTTTAAGTAAGCGAAACTGCCTTTAAAGTATTTTTCATCAGTTAATACGCTGATGCAGGTGGCGTAGTGTTTATATGCGCCAGTAATTTCGTTTAAGTCGAATACTTCTCTGATCAAGCCTTTTGATGGCGAGGCTTTTTTACATTCTAAAATATAGTGAGTGCCAGGAGCCACAAGTGCTTGGTAGAAATTACGCTGACTTGGTTTTACCTCATCAATAAAACTTGAAAGCGGCTGTTTTATTTTACGCTCGGCAATTTCAAGATGTTTATCGGCAACAATTTTTTCTAATACATTAGCCATGACTTGCCTCAACAATTCCATTTAATGTCGCAAGGGCGACACCGGAAGATAGTACTTGGCGCACTTGATTTGCACCTTCTTTAAAGTTTTGCGCCAGCCCTGATAAATACAGTAATGCAGCAACATTAGCAATGATTGCCGCGTTATGAGCGGGCGTTCCTTGGCCATTTAAAATGGCGCGACTTGCTGCTGCGTTTGATTCGGGACCTGCTCCTGCAAGTTCGCTTAATGTAAAGTGTTCTAAGTCAAAATCAGCGGGAGAAACCGAATACTCGTTTATTTCACCATTGTTAAGTTCAACCACTAAGGTATCACCATGTAAGGCAATTTCATCGGTGCCTGCACCGTGAACCACCATGGCACGACGACAACCCAAGGTATTTAAAGTTTGAGCAAGCGGCATGCATAAAGCAGGATCGTACACACCTAAGAGCTGAACTTGCGGTGCCGCAGGATTGGCCAAAGGGCCCAGAATATTAAAAATGGTGCGAGTTTTAAGTGCGTTTCGCACCGGCATCGCATGCTTAACACCACTGTGATAAAGCGGCGCGAATAAAAAGGTGAAACCGGTTTTACTTAAACAAGTGCTTGCTTGCTCGGGTGTCATCGCAATGTTAATGCCAAGTGCGGTGAGTAAATCGGCAGAACCTGAATTACTTGATACGCTTTTATTGCCATGTTTGACCATATTAAGGCCACAAGCGGCAGCAACAATTGCGGCAGTTGTCGAAATATTTATGGTATTTGAGCCATCGCCACCGGTGCCACAGCTATCGGCTGTCAGTGGTAACGATGTGGTAAAAGGCACCGCATTGGCGCGCATGGCCTGCGCTGCACCGGCAATTTCATCGGGCGTTTCTTGTTTAATTTTAAGCGCAACAAGGGCTGCGGTTAGTTGAATTTCATTAATTTCCCCTTGCATCACCGCATTAAAAAATTGCTCTGCTTGAGTAAAACTTAAATCTTGTTGATCAATTACTTGTTGAATGAGCTGTTCCATTACCATGTCCTTATTGACTCAAAAATTCTAAACTTTGGCGCAAAAGCACTGAACCATCAGGCGTTAAAA includes the following:
- the trpB gene encoding tryptophan synthase subunit beta, whose amino-acid sequence is MQNPAYFGEFGGMFVPELLVPALKQLEQEFNLAQKDPAFLAEFQKLLNEYAGRPTPLTLTRNLVTNPHVRLYLKREDLLHGGAHKTNQVLGQALLTKRMGKKEVIAETGAGQHGVATALACALLGLKCRVYMGAKDVERQQPNVFRMKLMGAEVIPVTAGSGTLKDAVNEAMRDWSANYKDAHYLLGTAAGPHPFPTVVREFQKMIGEEAKQQVLKAEGRLPDAVIACVGGGSNAIGMFCDFIDEASVKLIGVEPAGKGLDTDEHGAALCKGTKGILHGAYTYIMQNKDGQIEESYSVSAGLDYPAVGPQHAFLHETGRAQYVGISDDEALEAFQLLARKEGIIPALESSHALAYALKMAEECDKDTILVVNLSGRGDKDLTHVHTVLTAGGKL
- the trpCF gene encoding bifunctional indole-3-glycerol-phosphate synthase TrpC/phosphoribosylanthranilate isomerase TrpF, whose amino-acid sequence is MANVLEKIVADKHLEIAERKIKQPLSSFIDEVKPSQRNFYQALVAPGTHYILECKKASPSKGLIREVFDLNEITGAYKHYATCISVLTDEKYFKGSFAYLKKVSQLVEQPLIGKDFYVDEYQVYFARLHGADAILLMLSVLDDSQYQHLAAVAKSLNMSILTEVSNEEEVHRALALDADIIGINNRNLRDLSTDLATTETLRALIPGNKVVISESGIYTHDDVKRLRGLCNGFLVGSSLMAEANIDLACRRLIYGDNKVCGLTRVDDAHAAFERGAVYGGLIFYKKSPRYVDYDCAQAIVQSTSLKFVGVFVNADLLDVAEHAERLQLAAVQLHGQEDIAYITTLRERLPASCQIWKAISVSDHIPELISGVDRYLFDTHSDNQAGGTGKKFDWSLLAGQSNFMLAGGINAHNINEARIVGALGLDLNSGVELSPGKKCKDKIATLFANLKNE
- the trpD gene encoding anthranilate phosphoribosyltransferase, encoding MEQLIQQVIDQQDLSFTQAEQFFNAVMQGEINEIQLTAALVALKIKQETPDEIAGAAQAMRANAVPFTTSLPLTADSCGTGGDGSNTINISTTAAIVAAACGLNMVKHGNKSVSSNSGSADLLTALGINIAMTPEQASTCLSKTGFTFLFAPLYHSGVKHAMPVRNALKTRTIFNILGPLANPAAPQVQLLGVYDPALCMPLAQTLNTLGCRRAMVVHGAGTDEIALHGDTLVVELNNGEINEYSVSPADFDLEHFTLSELAGAGPESNAAASRAILNGQGTPAHNAAIIANVAALLYLSGLAQNFKEGANQVRQVLSSGVALATLNGIVEASHG